The genomic DNA agataTTAATTTCCAGTGAGGATGTCATAACTCCCATGGCTCACGGAGCGTATCAAGTCTCAATAACGAGGGTGTCAATAACGAGCAGAAAcgaattcgggtccattttgtagTGAATGGGGGGGCTTGAGATTTGAAttacgagtgatgacgtcaccctCAGCTCCTCATTAACCGCAAAATGGACCAGAAGTGCCATTCGTTCCTGATACGTTCGTGCTAGTTGTTTGGAcagccctctgttattgagagttgATAAGCTCCGTCAGCCATGGGAGTTATGACGtcttcactcgaaattaatatctcaatatctataaaacgatcgcAGCACAAACGacaattttttacagcacaaacaattgacaccattttttaaatcaaaatgggaggttgattgacctcaaacctataAGAGAAATATTGCAACAATAGcaggacacaaaaaaaaaaaaaaaacgcacaaacTATtgccatcatttttatataaattttcaTCTGATggggcaacttcacggaggtctgtacagatggtcacaaagcacaaatagcaatataaaaagGGTCACCATATATAACCCCTACATCCCCCTAAACTCTCCTTTTGAGATCTGTGATcttgtttttaatgtaaaattttactGCTGACCAATGCCTGTTTTTGAGTGCTACTTGTTCCTTTTTAAGGCAGTCATCGCAGTCGCTCTTCCGTGGAACACGGCAGGTAGTGATGAATGACATCATATGCTTCTCAACAGCCAAGACCTCTTTCTTCCATGGCTTCTTTTTAACCGGTTGTCGACctttacaaaaacaaacattcatCATTAAATTTGTTTCAAATTAGTCAAGTCATTTAGTCCATGACACGCTGTTCTAAATATGGCTGTTGCGTAGTGCACAGTCAACTAGCCCAAGCACTGTAAATGTACTAGCACATCACAATATCatttccaaaataaatgaaaatatatatacagtatatctgaaaAGTTAATTAGAGAAATAAACATTGAAATCAACATTAAAAACATCTCAGGAAACTtaccttttccttttttgggtGACTTTTGTTTCCGTTTGGTGGACTGACGTTTGGGTATATGCTGAGGAGATGGTCCATCAACGTGCATAACAGATGGCATCGAGGAGGCTTTTGAGGTATTTGTAAGGTGAAACAAATCTTTGATGATATCCTTCTTAACGAGAGAGTCGACACATTGCAAACCTTCACTCTCATCTGATTCCTCACTTGTGCCTGGAATATATTCATCTCCACTGTCCTCTGAGGTGGAGTAAAGAAGCTCTCCATTACCGTCAATTTCATTTCCCacctagaaaaaaaaacttataaagGAAAGAAGGCAGACGACCAATGAAAAGACTCAACACAATTCCcaatactagagctgggaatctttgggcacctaacgattcgattacgattcagaggctcagattcgattataaaacgattattgatgcaccccactcttttttttttttttttttttttttttaaattacttttgtacattagttccaaaattgttcaaaaatcctctcaggctaaaccaaactactgtttcaatatcaagttaacatatagcagtaaacaaatatacaaaaataacagtaaattaaaaaactccagtccccattctatatcagcagctttaaactactttcaattaatttaatgttgtgaatcaaccgttaaagttgttaaaattgctcctgttattccataatttctcttttgtctactttcaacatgtaaaagttttaaaactattttaaagatagattcaagtcaatattttaccgatttaggagtattttagataaaaagttaattaggttcgcttggaaggttcgcaacaacagccttgcagggaagtgtactgctttaagatggcggccgttactaacgcccgcatctagtttttttttttagatgtgctggtaacgataccgaagctataatgcatctagtcctatataaatgatatctaccgtaacataatgtggcttgtagtagcttttcggcagcagtcaggtatgttgttgtttttttttttatctcgtagcatgagttgagctagagccgtgagttgagcattggcgttacccgaggggccgggtaatgagaagcaggttgtttagctactctcgctccgtccctaattgcgtaccgaagaccgcgcggcgcgctgagtgtgtcgtacttctgctttacttggcatatttcaataatcggaatttggatgtttgtgaatcgttctcgaatcttccacggccgaatcgcgaataatctaagaatcggaaattttgcacacttcTACCTAATACATACCTGATAACGGCTAAGTGTGCTGTTGACCTGCATACATTTAGTTCTCCTGAGCTTTGGGATAGTACTTTGGTAAAGATTTATGGATAGCTCCTGGGATTCATCAGAATCAGTGTAGTTAACCAAACCCATATtgtgcaggttttttttgtccATGGGAAAAGAATGGTTTGAATCCAATTTCTAAAGAACAAAGAAACCATGAATTGCTGAATACTGTCACAGAGGAAAGAGGTCTACACACCAATATCAAAAACGGTATATATCCaacattgaaaaacaaaaagtacCTTCACTTCTGACTTCGTAGGTCCTAGAGAGGAATGCTCGGTGGTGCTTGACATCTCAAATTCCGGAGATTCACTTAAATTCAACTGTACGTCCTGTCAACAAGTTGAGATTTAGGTTGACAATATTTAcaatgaggagcagaagtatttgcatccACTtacaaaataggtagaggtctgatatttcaatcataaatgcatttccacttatacagacaatctaaaaaaatccggaactcacattgtgtaattttttaaatttatttgtaatttattgaggttcataagtatttgtacccctgagaatcagcaatagttATAACTAGAgccgtcccgactagtcgatgtcatcgatgacgtaattgcgtcgacgggtaatgacgggttaaaattttttttaatgcggataaagtttagaatggcgggcgctcgcgatgcaagcggttgttactggcacctccaagggggccgctgttatttcaatgtgaccgccaatgtcagattgagcaaatagGAAGAAAGTggacgagcgagagagagggagttgGAAAAGTTTGTGGGTATCGCGGAGTTGAGTGGCTGCATCCcccacatttttgttttggtcaataaaagtatctaaAGAgctatccgacgcctctcggtgtttttatgcacgccgccgccttccggaGGAGGAAATCAGACGAACAGACGACAACGAACCAAGTGAATCACTGGTTCACTTGTCAGTACGGCGAGGAGttaaaaacaccgccaattaccaaaagggcagaattggtaacacctgAAAGTGGCAAAAAGCCCAAAAaccggaccagaatagccagagcctggaattatttcaaggaaaatatggagggtgccaccgtgtgtactctttgctaagctgggcTCACATACCATGGTAGCacatcggctatgaacgaacacttgaagcgcagtCACTAgtggtgcaacggtttgcggttcaaagccgaaccgtatgGTTCGCccagtacggttcaatacgcctttatgaaccgcgccttttcggttttgcaattaatgtattctgaacgcttgtggaatgaattgatcggcctctgtgtgcctgtgtgtgacatgaagcaccgctgtggagaaattcccgccccgcaagtaaatgtcggatcgctgtcaagcacctgtgtaatagatgcAGAGAGCGCTTACGAGAGAAGtgtaagtgaaacaagaaagaaaacaaatagcgatggggagcggaggagtggagggaccgaattttgaggaagcaccggcgtctttcaaatctgcggtgtggcaacattttggtttccccgtggactacaatgcggagggagacaaactattgagagaaaaaaaatgcaagctttgttcagcgcttgttccccatgctaatggcaacacttttatgacatgactccggcacctcagccggcatcacccacagatatcactttctcacacagatatcactttctcagggcaggacaaccccaaagatgacaccagtgaaaacacacagtgggcttcgttaatttatttgccacgcttgacccgcgttatattgttccctcgcggacatatttctccaacaacctaATCCccaacatttatgaaatggcaagcaaagccatcgaagatgattttgctaaagcacatagtttcgccctgaccactgatagttggacgtcccgtgctacagagtgctacaacctaactgtgacggtgcaCTTTAAttcttcatacctgtcaagttgtacggtctcgtcgtaatttgtacaagtgagcactgatttttaaatgtgtaagccgtacgttacgttcaaaatctgcacatttttcgtgcattacgtttttttttttttcatccgttcggatttggtcaccgtttctgcaacgagaatGTTCGTtgatacgttggttgaatgacgcgagaaaagtcagacacggagagggaagagtttttgttgagacgctgtagcaaatgcgatgctaggcgggttaaatatttcctgactgtaaccGACAGCATACAATCTACGGCTAGATAacccatgcatatagaactacatgcgaaatgacagacgcggtagcgttcgtaaacagccgccattttagagcagtaaacttttcagaaaggctctgttgaagtaaaccttccgagcgtacctaagcaactttttatctaaaatactccttaatctgcaaaatcttgacttgagtccgtctttaaaggatgaaacaatcttaaaattttcacatgtcaaaagtagacagaagagaactaatgcaaaaacgggagcaattttatcaactttaacggttgattcacaacattaaatgacctccaaacatagcaaaggttactatgtttttgggtttgtttcttCCTGCTGCTTCGCTACCCTGCAGACATCTCTCTGCTTTGCTCCTGCTTCTCATGCTTCAATcatctttttaatcatttttaatcaCCTCTAAATTACTCAGCAAGTCTTGCAATTTTCTtttaatcttgtttatatttaaaCAAAGGCTTTTTGAGCATTTTTGAGCCTTTTTAGAGTGCTTTTTTGTCTTTACTGGAACACAAGCCTGCCTTATCGCGACTGGAACTGAGGAATTCGGCTAACGGAAGCTAAGTAGCAGCAACATGCCTCCCCTGTCAATGGATGATTGCCACAAACTGCTCCAGAAGATAGCAGTACTGGAAACAAAAATCTACCGGCTTGAAGTGAATATGGAGGTAAATGGACAGctcgtcgtttgggacagccttaGTAATGAcattcaaagagttgtcagtctaccttgaaaaaaaaaagtccaggtTAACTCCATGAGAAACCACCCACACGCCACCTGAccttgcaacatgacaatgatccaaagcccacagccaagctgaccgagGAGTGGCTGGGTAAAGACcacatcaaggttctggagtggccaagccagacTCCAtatctaaacccaatagaaaatttttggatggagctgaaactgtttctcaacgacagcctcaaaacccAACAGATCtaaagaagatttgtgtggaggaatgggccaaaatccccgtttccatatgtgaaagcaTCTAGCCTCTGTAATTGCTTCTGCACTAtacattagcactgattttctcgggggggggggggggggcaaatacttatgaaccccagtaaattataattgaattatagaaaaatcatacaatgccagttgcgttttttaaatttatttttttaaactatatctccataagtggaaatgcatctatgaatgACATTTTAATCCTCTATTTACTTAAGGGGTGAACtcacaaggagtgcaaatacttctgcaccTCACTGTACTTGCTACAGATTTTCTACCAATTTTTAAGCATTAGCAATCCATGAGAACATTTATTTTATCAGTTTGACTGTCTCAGTATAGCTGATGCCAAGTCGCTTTATCTTGATGTATTTTATCCATTTTGTTTGCTAACAATATAGTGTGCAATGGACCCCAGGAGAGCCAGGAAGTACTGAAAGTCCCCCAAATAAAAAGCTGCAGTGGATGGTAATGTTGTAGATTATTTCAGACTAAGAGTttatacaacttctgttattatttcaataaattcatgatgaaacaggttatcaaatagtatttaaaaaaaaaaaaaaaaaaaaaactttacggggtccccacaaacattgtgaaacctgacacacacccacTAAGCTGGGCTGGGCTGTACTGTATTTCGAGtctcgaacaattggctgaagtcagataaactgcagctttaaagcacaagcgacgcatacctccattgcagcgtctgtagatttcggagactgttgctctctggttctggagatcccaacctcaaaatattcagtcacagtggaatggcttcctccatcctgatcaacaagttgagaattcattaacaaacatcaaatgtatatctctatgcattttaagatttagccatatacaacaacaaaattccataactcagttgaatccactcactatggccgattcaaaatcacttttatcgtgatgcatttgttctttttttgactagcattttattcatttgaggattaatgaaaacaataatgtgttagggaccacatcagtgcccgacatgtcctaaacgtctcccaaattaacagctgcagtggctggtaatgttgtagattatttaagactaagggtatatacaacttctgttattatttcaataaactcatgatgaaacaggttattaaatactatttttaaaaacaaaataaataactttacggggtccccacaatcattgtaaaacctgacacacacccactaagctgggcttgggtgtactatatttcaagactcgaacaattggctgaagtcagacaaactgtagctttaaagcacaagcgatgcatacctccattgcagcgtctgtagatttcggagactgttgctctctggttctggagatcccaacttcaga from Corythoichthys intestinalis isolate RoL2023-P3 chromosome 9, ASM3026506v1, whole genome shotgun sequence includes the following:
- the LOC130922235 gene encoding uncharacterized protein LOC130922235 isoform X1, with the protein product MCKIIIFYFLELAMPSLRSRKSPKQDAIEHALMGLDKTLELEKKYISSFKGRGVFTKAPFRKEDFVVEYRGELIDWDESQKRKMDYGTGRVFVFDFRWQEKTWCIDAAKEDGSLGRLVNDDHKHPNCKMKMIVTEGKPHLCLFAQRDLDIGEEITYDYGPADWPWRKKDKGQSTVTKTAESEISRTREQPPQSKDSDMEVGGSHSTVTEYSEVGVSRTREQQSPKSTHAAMEDVQLNLSESPEFEMSSTTEHSSLGPTKSEVKKLDSNHSFPMDKKNLHNMGLVNYTDSDESQELSINLYQSTIPKLRRTKCMQVNSTLSRYQVGNEIDGNGELLYSTSEDSGDEYIPGTSEESDESEGLQCVDSLVKKDIIKDLFHLTNTSKASSMPSVMHVDGPSPQHIPKRQSTKRKQKSPKKGKGRQPVKKKPWKKEVLAVEKHMMSFITTCRVPRKSDCDDCLKKEQVALKNRHWSAVKFYIKNKITDLKRRV
- the LOC130922235 gene encoding uncharacterized protein LOC130922235 isoform X2 codes for the protein MPSLRSRKSPKQDAIEHALMGLDKTLELEKKYISSFKGRGVFTKAPFRKEDFVVEYRGELIDWDESQKRKMDYGTGRVFVFDFRWQEKTWCIDAAKEDGSLGRLVNDDHKHPNCKMKMIVTEGKPHLCLFAQRDLDIGEEITYDYGPADWPWRKKDKGQSTVTKTAESEISRTREQPPQSKDSDMEVGGSHSTVTEYSEVGVSRTREQQSPKSTHAAMEDVQLNLSESPEFEMSSTTEHSSLGPTKSEVKKLDSNHSFPMDKKNLHNMGLVNYTDSDESQELSINLYQSTIPKLRRTKCMQVNSTLSRYQVGNEIDGNGELLYSTSEDSGDEYIPGTSEESDESEGLQCVDSLVKKDIIKDLFHLTNTSKASSMPSVMHVDGPSPQHIPKRQSTKRKQKSPKKGKGRQPVKKKPWKKEVLAVEKHMMSFITTCRVPRKSDCDDCLKKEQVALKNRHWSAVKFYIKNKITDLKRRV